The Esox lucius isolate fEsoLuc1 chromosome 20, fEsoLuc1.pri, whole genome shotgun sequence region ccgcggaggccctgttaaccatgtcttccggcactacagTGTCCcagaggacattgtttctgacagaGGCCCCCAGTTTACCTCCCGCATATGAAAGGCCTTTATGGAGAGGCTGGGGGTCACGGTGAGTCTCACTTCCGGGTTCCACCCTGAAGCCAACAGCCGGCGGAACGCATCAATTAGGAGGTGGGCAGGTTCTTGCGGTCCAGGGCCGGCCAGGGGAGTGGTTGacgttcctgccctgggcagactACGCCCAGAACTCACTGTGCCACTCCTCCACTAACCTCTCCCACTTTCAGTGTGTGCTAGGGTACCAGCCGGCCCTAGTACCGTGGCATCTGAGccagaagatttcagttagtttttcaattgaattgttcacgttatatgtcacattaaaggtggaaaaagttcagacaagatttatctttgtctcattcttttatatcacaagaacctggcattttaacaggggtgtgtagactttttatatcccctGTAGATGACCAGATAACTATACTGGTAACACTTCCAATGTAACCTACAGAACTGAGTTGTACACAATGTCCAGGAAAAATTATCTGAATGACAGCGTTAACTACACTATGTAGACTTCAATTAAATACACAATGTATATTAAGCAGCTAGCTACCCAGCCTCTTACACCTGGGTCTAGTGCACGCCATGCTCTAGGGGGCATTACGAGTCTCATGGGAATAGTAGATAAAACATTACCATGTTTgatgtaaataaatgaatgcactCAGTTCGAcagcccctcccctttccccacCTACATTTACTATGATTATTTCCCAATTTCCCAGTAGAGAACCAGAAACAACATGTGGAAATCTGTCAATGTCTCCCTAACCGAAAACGGATAATGAGCAGGTTAAGTcaaaaaattatgatttgttTACCTGTTTAGTGTAGAATAACGATTGGCCACTCCATACATGGACCCAGGACCTACACTACCCCCTTGTTCCAAGCTTCTTACGGAAGTACAGGTTACTGCTGACATAATTCTTAGTCTTCTTCTAGGGTGCTGTCGGAAAAGCATGGCTTCAGTGGTAATTAAGCAGTGTAGTTTTTTGGTTGCCTCTGGTTGTTTCTCATTGAGCCTGACAGACAGTCTTTGTTGGATTCACCACTGTTCTCTTCCTAGTGTGCCAAGACACGCACCCTCACCTGCATCAGCATCACACCAAGGCCAAAACATTTTGGAGGCAGCGAGCAGGGCAATTCCTCGCCTGCACAGCTGCCTTCCATCAGGACCTCATCAGGGCGGGTATATAAAGGCCCCAGAGGAGCATCTCTGGGCCGAGGCAGAAGATGCAAGAAACAGTAAGTGTCCGCCATCTACAAACCTAAAGCAATAcaaccctaatcctaactctAACACTATCTCATAAAGGTGAACCAGAACAGTCATGCTACATGTGTGAACGttgcagaatacattttaacatacactctctccccacctcttcCCATTAGTAAACACAATCATTATAACCTACGTTGGTCATTGAAAGATGAATAATGTGGTATTATtcaaacacatttactaaaaaCAATGTTGGTCCCCCCCCCTTTAATCTGTGGATTCTGACTCTGACATTCTGTAATCAGTCTGTAATAAAGGACTATATTTCTTTCAAGTAATAAAAACAACGgcgtatacagtggggagaacaagtatttgatacactgccaattttgcaggatttcctacttacaaagcatgtagaagtctgtaattattatcaactgtgagtgatggaatctaaaacacaaatccagaaaaacacattatatgatttttaagtaattaattagcattttattgcatgacataagtatttgatacatcagaaaaactgAACTTAATATTGGCTACGGAAATATTGGGTACatattacagagatcatatgtttcctgtaattcttgaccaggtttgcacacactgcagcacggattttggcccactcctccataaagatCCTtaaggttttggggctgtcgctgggcaatacagactttcagctccctccaaagattttctattgggttcaggtctggagacaggctaggccactccaggaccttgagatgcttcttagttgacctggctgtgtttcgggtctttgtcatgctggaagacccagacaTGACCCATctgcaatgctcttactgagggaaggaggttgttggccaagatcttgcgatacatgtccccatccatcctccctttaatacagtgcagtcatcctgtcccctttgcagacaAGCATCcataaagaatgatgtttccacctccatgcttcacggttgggatgtttttattggggttgtactcatccttcttcttcctccaaacacggcgagtggagtttagaccaaaaagctctatttctgtctcatgacaccacatgaccttctcccattcctcctttggatcattcagatggtcactggcaaacttcagatgggcctggacatgcgctggcttgagcagggggaccttgcgtgcgctgcaggattttaatccatgacggtgtagtgtgttactaatggttttctttgagactgtggtcccagctctcttcgggtcattgaccaggtcctgccatgtagttctgggctgatccctcaccttcctcatgatcattgatgccccacgaggtgagatcttgcatggagccccagaccgagggagaatgaCATCAtcatgaacttcttccattttctaataattgtgccaacagttgttgccttctcaccaagctgcttgcctattgtcctgtagcccatcccagccttgtgcaggtctacaattgtatctctgatgtccttacacagttctctggtcttggccattgtggagaggttggagtctgtttgattgagtatgtggacaggtggcttttatacaggtaacaagttcaaacaggtgcagttaatacgggtaatgaggggagaacaggagagccagaaatcttactggttggtaggtgatcaaatacttatgtcatgcaataaaatgctaattatttagaaatcatacaacgtggttttctggatttttgttttaaaaattacagacctctacatgctttgtaagtaggaaaacctgcaaaatcggcagtgtatcaaatacttgttctccacactgtatgtaTCTTCATTTGAGATTTGCTTGCAACATCAACCTATTTCAGCGCCTgtgaatgtttcttttttgtttcaacatGTTCCTTAAGTTATATACTATAGTTGGTTCACTTGACAGTATTTAGATATttgaagtgtgtgtgatgttCCCTTTTGCTAtgaatacacaaatacaaacctACATGCAGCCACTGTAACCTGGGTAAGATGCTGCACATCAACACAGCTGCATCTGAATACAGTGGGACTAGATAAAAATTGGCATGAGTTTGCATATCTAGCACCAAAAAAGGGAACATGTGTATCTTCTTTTCCTGTGTGGTATCAGCATCAGCACACCTTCAAGTACATTCAATCGAGACACCATTAACAGAAGCCAGGATTTCTCACCATTTGACCAGGAGTGTGTGGATAGATATAAAAGGTACGTACAGTACAGCTCTTTAATCTCATCCTTCTTCAGGAATTTCATATAAATGTTTGAAAAGTAGAAAttatcatttttatatttttaaaagaagacaTACTAAACTTTGTCTTTTTAAATCTGTTTAGTGGTCAGCAACCTTGTTTCTTTAGggtcaaattgtatgatttttaaaatgtatttaaccaaTACGGAAAGGTCAGCTGTGTATAATTAAGTCAATTAATTAATCAGCCGAGTAATGATGGAGGTTTGCCTAGTTTTACTGATTCAAAACTTTACATCTCATTCAATGAAAAGGACAAATCTTTACATTACAAGTTGGTTCCAAAATCCCTGAGCTTTCAGGATCCACTACTGCAACTGAGGAACTAAAAACTCAAAATAATCATGACTACACACCTTTCATTCACCACACCAAGCTTATTGGTGATGTCATTTTATGAGATCTTGCTCATTTACTTCTAAAATTGGCATTCTTGATAAAGTTAAGCAAAAAGGCTAAATGAAATAACCCAGGTAATGagctaaatacaaaatgtaaccaACTTCTGAATGTGTCAAAATTCATGGCACTGCTGATTTCAGTACTTGCAAAGATAACAGCATTGATGCTTTTCCTAAATTTTGTAATGTGACTGGAGAACACACTCCAAGGTATTTCTCCTTACAGAATCATTTCTTTTCCTTGAGTTCCTGAGACTAAGTTGGCCTCCTGTAGCAAATGCACTCAAGGTGAGGGAGATGGTTCAATTGCGGATCGCAGCGGGTTTACTGAATGACTGAAACAGTTCCAAGAACCAGGAGAACAGGAGTGTAGAATCAAAAACAGGCAGAGGTACAATAGTAATCGAATATCCAAAGACGAGCAGAAAGtacaattaatacaaaaacCCAGGGAGAAAGGCAAAAGTACAAAAGGAGTAGGCAAGAATCTAGGTCAAAAGAGCAGAATCCAAAACCACAATAAGTAGCGCTATCAATCACAGAGGAAATCCGGCTAAGTAATGCATGCGAAACAAGCAATACCACACAAAGTCAAACACAAACTGAACATAACTAAATAGAGATTGCCAAAGGGCTGTCAGGTGAAACCAATAAAGACCAGGCACGGCGCCACAGGGGGGCAAAAGGGGGCATTGAACCCTCAAGATAGAATCTGTGCcccccagttttgtttccccatgaACACAGCTAATGGTATATGAATAAGaaatgccccctcagtcatttcatctAGTGAAATgaggccaaacgaggcttcattagcattattttagcagcaggatattatgctggcagcactctttatcaaaataaaagccatcattgaaatttataaggtAATACAGTTAACAATCCAGTCTCTAaacaagaacagacaagaacaatattggaacagacattaaacataaaatgtacagagtagattgttaactataatGCCTTATACGTTTCAAtgattgcttttatttttaaaaagaaaatctgagttagcactcctaacataatatcctgctgctagaagaatggtaatgaagcctcatttggccatcactaatttTATCCTGCAGCCAGGCCTGATCAAGATTAATGCAAATTAAAccaaggaaaaaaaacaagatatgGAATATAACAATTCAACCACCCTGAGACCTTACACCTCCAAGCAGAAATAAATGGTTAATTGACCACAAAATCGAAATGTTGCAGTCTTCGAACAAGAATCCCTTTGAAAATTTGAAGTGGGCGGTCCAAAGGATTCCAAGGATCTGGAAAGTATCATATATTTCACTTGCAggacattacattacattgtttCAGCTTGACTGAAAAggacaaatgtaatgtaattttacGTAGTTAGGAAGTCAGGAATCCAATGTAAAATAAACTCATTAAGaatctgtggcactatttgaaatgtgtGGTATATAAGCATTGTCCAACCAACGTAAACAATTTGGAATAAATCAGCCAAAAAAATTGTTGGATAAAAAGCGAGTGCTCAGATTAAGTAAAAGGTACATAGACACGGTCACAGAAATCCTGGCTGGTAGAAATGCGTGTTTCTTTCAAACCTTGAAGCATtattgaaatgtgaaatgtatcaTATGTAATCTCACAACATCAGAAAATTGGTCAGGAATCAGAATATTTATGCAAGGCACTGTATCTGCAGTAACAGTGGAAAAATTGTGTTTCATAGTATAATTAATTTGCCCCAGAGTTTTATGATTGGCTGTGTTATTTGCATATTAATTTCTCCCATTTGTTATACAAATAGGAATGCTTTTTCATGGTGGCAAAAAATCTACCCAGTTTTCTCAATGTATTTTGTGAGAAACCATGGATTAAACAGTGTAGAGAATAGTTTTGccaaaataaatcactgtgcATGTGAGTCAAGCTCTTGCAAGTTTGGAATGGGGGCAGGGTTTACTCACAAGACCCTGTTAGTGGACCATAACGACAATGATGTCTGCTTTTGTCAGCCACcagtgaattttttttgtaatagatCCATAACAATCTATGCATGTACTGAATTAATCCCAGACTGAGTTCCTACAATATCTTGCATTAGCCGAAGCttgcattacattttctgtatgaTTTTGCAGAATGGCTGAGAAGGATAACTTCAAGAGCTATGGCCACAGCACCCTGTGGATGTCTATCTACATCATCACCTTTGTAACTGGCTTTCCTGCCAATGCTGTGGCTTTATACACCTTTGTTAAGAAGGTGAGGCAGAAAGCCATTCCCATTGACATCCTGCTCCTCAATTTGAGCATCTCAGACCTCATCTTCCTGCTGTTCCTTCCTGTTAAGATCAAAGAGGTGATGGACAACATGATATGGCAAATGCCTGAATTCCTTTGTTTTTTGACCAGCTTCGTCTTCTACACCACCATCTATAATAGCATCTTACTACTCACTGCCATCAGCGTTGAACGTTATCTGGGAGTGGCCTTCCCCATCAAGTATAAACTCAAAAGTCGGCctctgcacgctgtcattgcaTCTTTCTTCTTCTGGGTGATCTCCATAGGACACATTAGTGTTGTCTACATCATGGAATCCTCTCACCCCTTCAACACCACCAACACAGAATACATGTGCTACAGTGATTTCACAGAAGATCAGTTGAACATCCTGATACTCTTTCGTCTGGAGCTCTTTCTGGTCCTATTCTGTGTACCTTTCTTCATCTGCAGCTTCTGCTATATCAAGTTTGTATGTATCCTCTCCCAGCTGCCAAACATCTCCAAGAGGAAGCGCCTGCGAGCCATTGGCCTGTCTCTGGCGACACTGCTGGTGTTCATCGTCTGCTTCACGCCCTACAACCTGTCACACATAGTAGGCTTTGTCAACTGGAATAATACCCCCTGGAGGGTGGATGCACTCATATCCAGTGTCCTCAATGCTAGCCTGGACCCCATCATCTTCTACTTCTCCTCTTTGGCCCTCAGAAGCACTTACCACCACTTCCTTAAGACCCTGCTGGAGAGGGTTCAAGGTTTGTGGTGCAGATGTAAGACTCTCTCTTGGCCCATGTTAGTCTGCCCCAGAAATCAGAACAAGATTACACCGAGCTCCAATGACAACTCATTATAGTACAGCCATGGACGTTTGACATTAAGATTAACAGTTCACTCTGGTCAAACAGCCTGATACAAGTTTCATATGCTAGCAGATTACtagcattatatatattttttaatctagTAACATGTAATTTTGTATGCCTTATGACTATGCTATCTGTCTTTATAtgtagtatatatatatgaatttaTGTGCAATTTGCAATATTTCAATGTTTAGTCAGTTTTTTCTTAGCATCATGCATCTGGGAATATCTCAAGTCATACACATCCAAAACATTTCACGAAAATAGGATTCACTAATTTGCATAACACACACAACTTTTAGTTAACACATGATTCATTAGTAGATTAAAGTTAAGGGTTCTTTCATCCAGTCTgcaaaatatacagaaaattGATTATCATCTTATCATGCAGTATTGTGCAAAAGTCCTAGTCACCtgaaatttgaatttgaatttctATTTGGGTAGAAACTGTTTATTTGTTacaatctatctatctataaatacatatatatatatatatatatatatatatatataaaaaacactgaCTACCCCAAAAATGTGCATTAGTTTGAATGTCAGTTGCCTAAGACTgtttcactgtactgtacttttatATCCAAATGACAGTATGTATTTTTTAGCCATTTGCTTTGATGCCTATAATTCAAATCAACTCTGTGAAGAAAGATAGCTAACGTGTAAGTGATGACTGTATAAAGTTAGCATTTATCTTCTGGAATGTTCTGGTCTATCAATGTATCAGTGTTCtgttatttgatatttttttgtaatctgtGGACCCCgggaagagtagctgctgcttCGAAAAATTCAGAAGCAGCAGTTCAAAAAGTAAAATCTACAATtgacacacaaaacattaaGCCCCATATACTTTTCTTAAGTAATCAGctataaataaaaagtaataaaaagtatttcatattttacttAAAGGGGCTAATGTACAACATGTTTCTAACtgattgctttttacttcaatacagattaTTTTATGATAGGCTAAATATCTTTGTTAATAACTAAAGTCTGTTTGATTTGCAACTCATTAAATACCCTTTAATATTCTCTTTGCTCTTAAAGTGGTAAGCACAGTATTTACAGatgtatcatttgtattatttgaTGTATTATTTCGCATTGCAATAGATTCTGAACATTAACCAGTAGTAAAAAGTCTGATAGCAGCAGTTTTTAAACATGTGTGAAGcaagaatgtgtttttatataggTGAATTGTTGTAGCCTACTTTTGTGGGTAAAggaatttattattattgttattattcattCTTTATAGATAATGTGGAAAACACAGTAAAATCCATTCATTtcagaggataatgcaatcccACTGAACTGGGAAAAATGTTCCTGTACCAACTCAAGTTCCCCCTTCATCTCTACCTTTCTGGTATCCAGTAAAGActcattccaaaatgttcttcAACTCTCTCCAAaatacagaggggagaacaagtatttgatacactgccggtcttgcaggttttcctacttataaagcatgtagaggtctgtgagagacggaatctaaaacaaaaatccagataatcacattatatgatttttaaataatttatttgcattttattgcatgacgtaagtatttgatcacctaccaaccagcaagaattccggctctcacagacctgttaagaACCtgttaagaagccctcctgttcttcactcattacctgtattaactgcacctgtttgaacttgttacctgtataaaagacacctgtccacacactcaatcaaacagactccaacctctccacaatggccaagaccagagagttgtgtaaggacatcagggataaaattgtagacctgcacaaggctgggattggctacaggacaataggcaagcagcttggtgagaaggcaacaactgttggcgcaattattagaaaatggaagaagttcaagatgacggtcaatctccctcggtctggggctccatgcaagatctcacctcgtggggcatcaatgatcatgaggaaggtgagggatcagcccagaactacacagcaggacctggtcaatgaccaggagagagctgggaccacagtctcaaagaaaaccattagtatcacactacgccgtcatggattaaaatcctgcagcgcacgcaaggtccccctgctcaagccagtgcatgtccaggcctgtctgaagtttgccaatgaccatctggatgatcaagaggaggaatgggagaaggtcatgtggtctgataagacaaaaatagagctttttggtctaaactccactcgccgtgtttggaagaagaaggatgagtacaaccccaagaacaccatcccaaccatgaagcatggaggtggaaacatcattctttggggatgcttgtctgcaaaggggacaggacaactgcaccgtattggatggggccatgtaacacgagatcttg contains the following coding sequences:
- the LOC105030559 gene encoding free fatty acid receptor 2-like; translated protein: MAEKDNFKSYGHSTLWMSIYIITFVTGFPANAVALYTFVKKVRQKAIPIDILLLNLSISDLIFLLFLPVKIKEVMDNMIWQMPEFLCFLTSFVFYTTIYNSILLLTAISVERYLGVAFPIKYKLKSRPLHAVIASFFFWVISIGHISVVYIMESSHPFNTTNTEYMCYSDFTEDQLNILILFRLELFLVLFCVPFFICSFCYIKFVCILSQLPNISKRKRLRAIGLSLATLLVFIVCFTPYNLSHIVGFVNWNNTPWRVDALISSVLNASLDPIIFYFSSLALRSTYHHFLKTLLERVQGLWCRCKTLSWPMLVCPRNQNKITPSSNDNSL